The Amycolatopsis coloradensis sequence CGGCCCCGGCCGCGTCCATCCCGACGAGACCGTCCGGGTGGAGCTCGGCAACGCGGGCACGGTCGCCAGGTTCACCCCCGCGCTCGCCGCGCTGGGAACCGGCCCGGCGCTGTTCGACGGCGACGAAGCCATCCGCCGCCGTCCCATCGGGCCGCTGCTGAAGGCACTTCGCGACCTCGGCGCCCGCATCGACGACGACCGCCGCGAGGCGCCGCCCTTCACCGTCCACGGCGAAGGCGGCTTGCGGGGCGGCAGGGTCGATCTGGACGCCTCGGCGTCGAGCCAGTTCCTGTCCGCGCTGCTGCTCGCCGGGCCGTCGTTCCAGCAGGGTGTCACCGTGCGCCTCGTGGGCGGCCAGGTGCCGAGCGAGCCGCATATCGCGATGACCGTCGAGATGCTCCGCCGGTTCGGGGCCACTGTGGACCGCGAGGGCGCCGAGTTCCACGTCGCGCCGACACGGCTTTCCTGCCCCGAGTACGTCGTCGAGCCGGATCTTTCGACGGCGGCGCCGTTCGTCGCCGCCGCGATCGCGACCGGCGGCACGGTGCGCATCGCGGGCTGGCCGCAGCGGACGACGCAGCCCGGGGACTGGCTGCGCAGCCTGGCGCCCGTTCTCGGCGCCACCGCCGAACTCGACGCGGCAGGCCTGACGGTCACCGGCAGCGGCACGATTCCCGGCGTCGAACTGGACCTCCACGACGTCGGCGAGCTGACGCCGGTGATCGCGGCGCTGCTGTGCTTCGCCGAGGGACCGTCGGTCATCTCCGGGGTGGCGCATCTTCGCGGCCACGAGACCGACCGGCTGACCGCGCTCGCCACCGAACTGTCGTCGCTCGGCGCCGACGTCCGCGAGACCGAGGACGGGCTGCGGATCACGCCGGCGCCGCTGCACGGCGGGAAGTTCCACACCTACGACGACCATCGGCTGGTGATGGCGGCCGCGGTGCTCGGCCTGAAGGTCGAAGGGGTCGAGGTGGAGAATCCGGGGACGGTCGGAAAGACCTTCCCCGGATTCGCCGAAGCCTGGACCTCGATGCTCGGCTAGGCGAGCCCGCCCGCGAACGGGGTCTCCCGCCACTGCTCGATCATCGGCTTCAAACCTTCCAGCAGCATCGGCAACCCCGGCGCCATCGCCAAGCAGGCCACTCCTTGCAGCATGGCCAGCGCGCCCAGCGCCTTCAGTACTCGTTCGTCCGCCTTGCGCAGCTCGAACAGCTCGGCGGCGGCGTTGTAGGCCGCAATCCCCCGGGGGCCCATGACCGGGAGGTCCAGCTCGGCCGGGGCGCGGTTGACGAGTTCGAAGTCCGAACAGAGTTCACCGTCCGGCGAGGCGATCACGTTGTACGCCGGGGAAGGCCCGGGTGAACGCCGCTTCCGACTCGAACAGCGGCCGGAGCACCTCCCATTCGCGCCGAGCCCGGTCCAGGCCGGCAGGCTCCAGCAGGTCCGGGCGGTCCGCGAGCTGATCGAGACCGTCGGGGACGAACGGGTTCAGACCGCCCATGAACGCCAGGTCGCCGTCGTACTCGCGGAGGCGGCGTGCAACCGGGCGACGATCTCGGCGCCGCGTTCGGGGCCGATCTCGGCTTCCTTGTCGTGCTCGACGAACTGCCAGAACGTCATCGAAAAGCCGTCACGCTGCACGGGTTCCGCCGGCACCAGCGGGCTGGCGGGACGACCGGATGCCCACGCCGCGCGAGCCAGCCGGTCACGGCCAGTTCGCGCCGCTGGTCGATCAGCTGCGTCCGGAGGCTGGTCGTCCGCGGCAGGACGGTCGGCACGCGCACCACCACCGGCAGGGGTGACAAGCGCACGATGACGGAGAAGACGTCGTACAGAACTTCCGGCTCGTCGAAAGCCAGTCCGAGGTCGCGACCCGCAGAGACCGCGGCGGCCACCGCCCGCGCGGTGCGGGCGGCCCGTTGTTCGTCGCTGATCATGACGCGAGTCTGACATGTCCGGTTCACCCGGCGGAGCGTTCTCCGTCATCTTCGGGGAACAGCGCCTTCAGCGTGACCGCCCGGTTCACCCGCACATGCTCGACGGCGTGGGCCCGCGCGCGGTCGGCGTCGCCCGAAGCGATCGCGTCGTAGAGACGGCGGTGCTCGTCGAGCAGTTCGCCCCAGTGCTCGTTCTGGCTGGTCAGCCAGCGCAGCCTGCCTTCGAGCGGGCGGAGGATCTCGTGCAGCAGCCCGTTCCCGGCGAGCGCGACGATCTGGTCGTGGAAGCGGGTGTTGAGCAGAGTGATCCGGGCCGGGTCACCACTTTCGGTCGCGCGGGCGGCGTCGGTGAGCAGCCGTTCGAGCGCGCGGAGTTCCGCTTTGCCCGCCCGTTCGGCGGCCAGTCCGGCGGCGAGTCCTTCGAGTGCCTCACGGACGTCGAACAGCTCCTCGACGTCGGCCTTGGCCAGCTGGCGCACGACGATGCGCCGCGGCGACTGGACGGCGAGGAAGCCCTCGGCCTCCAGGCTGCGGATGGCCTCGCGCACCGGGACCCGCGAGACTCCGAGGTCTTCGGCGAGCTCACGTTCGACCAGCCTGTCCCCCGGCTTCAGCCGTCCGGCGAGGATACGTTCACGCAGCTCGTCGCGGACCCGCTGCCGGGTCGCGGCCAGCGGCTGACGCGGTCCTTCCTCGGCCACCCGACCCCCTCGTTCAATACTGCCGTAACAGCTCGTAACCCGAGTTTATCGGCAGAAACCTTGACGGCGGGCCACTGCGGGGTGATATTTGGGATGCCAAATTTTGGGATACCAAATCGACCGGACGTCCCCGTCGATCGGAGGCCCGCATGACCGCCGCCCCAGCAACCCGGTCCGAAGCGCCTACCACCGAGAACGCCGATCCCCGGCTCTGGAACGAAGATCTCGCCCCGGCGAAAGAACGCCGCTGGAAGGTCTACGACATCTTCGCGCTGTGGATGTCGGACGTGCACAACCTCGGCAATTACACCTTCGCGGCGGGCCTGTTCGTCCTCGGGCTCTCGGCCTGGCAGGTGTTCACCGCGCTGCTGACCGGTTTCGTGCTCATCTACTTCGGCATGAACCTGATGGGCCGGATCGGTCAGAAGACCGGCGTCCCCTTCCCCGTGGTCGCCCGCATCAGTTTCGGCACCTTCGGCGCGAACCTGCCCGCGCTGATCCGCGCGATCATCGCGATCTTCTGGTACGGCATCCAGACCTACCTCGCGTCCGTGGCCATCACGCTGCTCGTGCTCGCGATCGATCCGGGTCTGAAACCCTTGACCGAGGTGGGTTTCCTCGGCCTGCACGCGCTCGGCTGGATCTGTTTCATCGCGCTGTGGCTCGCGCAGGCGCTGGTGCTCACCCGCGGTATGGAGGCCGTGCGCAAGTTCCAGGACTGGTGCGGTCCCGGTATCTGGGTCGTGATGATCGCGCTCGCCGTGTGGATCCTGGCCGCCGCCGACTGGAACATCTCCTTGACCAGCAACCCGAAGGCACTGTCCACAGGGGAGCAGGTACGGCAGTGGTTCGGCGCCGTCGGCCTCATCCTGTCCATCTACGGCACCCTGATGCTCAACTTCTGCGACTTCTCGCGGTTCGCCCCGAACCAGAAAACGGTGCGGCGCGGGAACTTCTGGGGACTGCCGATCAACTCGACGGCGTTCGCGCTGCTGTCGGTGCTGGTGACCGCCGGCAGCCTCCAGGTGTTCGGCGAAGCCATCACCGACCCCGCCGAACTGCTGGCCCGTATCGACAACACCCCCGTGCTGATCATCGGCGCGCTGACCTTCGCGATCGCCACCATGGGCGTGAACATCGTCGCGAACTTCGTCTCCCCCGCCTACGACCTGGCCAACATCTGGCCGAAACGGATCACCTTCACCATCGGCGGGATGATCAGCGCGGTGGCGGCGTTGTGCGTGCTGCCGTGGAAGCTGTACTCCTCCCCCGCGGTGGTCAACTACTTCCTCGGTGGCCTCGGCGCCTTCCTCGGCCCGCTGTTCGGCATCATGATCGTCGACTACTACCTGGTGAAACGCGGCCGGATCGACGTGGACAAGCTGTTCGTGGCCGGCCCCGATTCGCCGTACCACTACAAGCGCGGGTTCAACCCGCGCGCGATGGTCACCTTCCTGCCCACGGCGGCGCTGTCCGCGATCATCGCGCTGGTGCCGTTCTTCGCCCCCGCCGCGCCGTACTCGTGGTTCATCGGCACCGCTTCCGCGGCCGCGCTGTACTTCGCCGTTTCGCGGAAACAGCGGGTCGCGTGATGCGGATCCTGGTCACCAACTGCAACACCACCGAGGCGATGACCAAGGAGATCGAGGCAGGCGCCCGCGCCGCGGCGAGTCCCGGTACCGAAATCCTGGCCAGAACCCCGTTGTGGGGCCCAGAATCCGCGGAAGGCTGGCTGGACAGCTTCCTGAGCGCCGCGGCCGTCCTCGACCTTCTCAACGGGCTGGACGAGCAGTTCGACGCGCTCGTGATGGCCGGTTTCGGTGAGCACGGCCGGGAAGGCGCGCGGGAGCTGCTCGACGTCCCCGTCGTCGACATCACCGAGGCCGCCGCGCATCTGGCCTGTCTGCTGGGAAGACGCTACGGCGTCGTGACCACATTGGACCGGACGTGCGGGCTCATCGAAGACAGCCTGCACGCCGCGGGCGTCGCGCAGAACTGTGTCGGCGTCCTCGGTGCCGGGCTCGGCGTCCTCGAACTGACCGACGAACGCCGGACGGAATCGGCCCTGCTGACCGCCGGACGCCGTGCCAGGGACGCGGGCGCCGAGGTCCTCGTCCTCGGCTGCGCGGGGATGACCGGCCTCGATCGCCGGATCTCGGCGATGCTGGACATCCCGGTGATCGACGGCGTCGCGGCCGCGGTCCGGCTGGCCGAATCCCTGGTGGCGCTGAACCTCAAGACCAGCCGGGCCGGCTCCTACGCCCGCCCACTCCCGAAAACCCGCCTCTGGCCCCGCGTTTAGTCCTCTGAATGCGGTAGTTGCACACGCAAGTACCGCATCCAGAGGACGAAATGCGAAGGGCTAGTTGCCGTCGGCCGCGATACCGGGGGCCGGAGCCTGGGCATTGCCCGCGATGCCGTAGCGGCCCGCGCCGCCTTCGAGCTGCTCGCGCAGCGCCAAGATCGTGGTGACCCGGCCGGCCGCGGTCTCCGCGTTGTCCACAGTGGACAGGATCGAGGTCGACGAGGTGTCGGCGCGGACGACGCCGATCGCGCCGGTGCCGTCGGCGGATCCCGCGTCGCCCGCCAAGACGGTGCCCGCGCCGGAACGGTCCAGCTGCGCGGCGAACCGCGCGATGGTCGACGCACGGTCACCGGCGCCGTCCCCGGTGTACTTGGAACCGGTGAGCACGATCGCGAGCTGCGCGGGCTTCACGTCTCCGCCGGTCTTGAGGAAACCGCCGTCGGTGAGCCCGCCGAGCGCGGCCGCCAGCTCCACCGGCGTGGACTGCGGCTGCGCGTTGTCCTTGTTCAGCAACGCGACCGAGCCGAGCAGAGCGCCGGCGAGGGTGCCGGGGTCGCCCGCGGTCGGGAACTGGACACCGGCGGGCTGGAGCCGCGAGACGACGTCACGCAGCTGATCGGAGCGCATCGGGTCGGAGAACGCCTCGGTCAGCTGGATCTCCCCGGTGACGGCGGCACCCGCCTGGCCGACGAGCTGCTTGAGCGCGTCGCGATCCGCGGGCTTCGCGTCCTCTGTGGTCACCAGCACCACCGAACGCTTGTCCAGCTGCCCGGCGACGACCTTCGGCCCCATCGCGCCGGCGAACGCGTCCGCGTCGCCGAGCCTGGCGTTGAGCGTGTTGCGCTGTGCCTCCAGATCCGCGACCTGGGAACCCAGATCCTCCTTCTGGCCGGCGAGACCCGAAAGCAGGGCACCGTTCAGCGCCGTGGACCCGAGCACCACCCCGAGGGCGAGCGCCAGGAAGCAGGCGGCGATGGAAACGATGTGGTACCGCAGTGAAATCACGTGAAGAGTCCCTTGCCCCAGGCGATGAACGAGTTCCAGGTGTCTCGGATCCAGTCGAGGTAGACCGAACCCACGTCGGACACCAGCAGTGCGGCCGCGACGGCCACCAGGGTCGCGACGACCAGCAGGACGATGGCGCCGATGGACACCCGGCTGCGGTGCAGGGTCGCGACCGCCTTGCCGTCGACCAGTTTCGTGCCGAGTTTGAGCCGGGTGAGGAACGTCGACGGGTTCGAGCCGGACCGGCCGTGGTCGAGGAACTCCCGCAGCGTCGCCTGGAATCCGACGGTGACCACCAGGCTCGCCTCGTGCGCGTCTGCCAGCAACAGCGCGAGGTCCTCGGCGTTACCCGTCGCGGGGAAGGTGACCGCGCCGATCCCGAGGTCCTGGATGCGCTCGACACCCGGCGCGTGCCCGTCCGGCTGCGCCGGGACCACGACCTCGCCACCACTGCGCAGGGTCTCGGCGCCGATCCCGTGCGGGTCGCCGACGATGACGTCCGGCTGATATCCCTGCGCGCGCAGCGTGTCGGCCCCGGCGTCGACACCGATCAGCACCGGCCGGTGCTCGGCGATGTACTTCTTCAGCTTCTTGAGGTCTTCGGCGTGCCCGTTGCCGCCCGCGACCACGAGGGCGTGCCGGTCCTTGAGCGGCACCCGGATCTCCGGGACACCGACACCGTCGAGGATGAGGCTGCGTTCCCGGCGGAGGAATTCGATCGTGTTCGCGGAGAACGCCTCGAGCTGGGTGGACATCCCGGCCTTGGCCTCGATCATCTGGTCCGCGACGCTTTCCCGCGTCTGCTGGACACCCGAGCCGAGCTGCCGCTCTCCGATGTAGACGACGCCTTCGTGCAGGCGGAGTTTCGTGCCGTCCTTCACCTTGCGCAGCAGTTCACCGCCGACCGAATCGACGAGCGGGATCCCGGCCTCGAGCAGGATCTCCGGGCCCAGGTTGGGGAAACGGCCGGAGATCGAGGGCGAGGCGTTCACCACCGCCGCGACTTCGGCCTCCACCAAGGCATCGGCCGTCGACCGGTCGAGGTCGAGCTGGTCGAGGACAACGATGTCGCCGGGGCTCAGCCGGCGGAGCAGCTCGCGCGTACGCCGGTCGACCCTGGCGACGCCGGTGATCCCGGGGAGGGTCTCTTGGTTACGCGAGAGCAAGCCGGTGAGCTTCATGCGACCGATAGTGACAAATTCGCGCGGCCTTCCGTGTCCGCCACGCCGATGGAAACACGCCGGTCTCGTTCCGCGTCGACCCGCGCCTCCCCCGTGCTCTCCCCGCCGTCGGNNNNNNNNNNNNNNNNNNNNNNNNNNNNNNNNNNNNNNNNNNNNNNNNNNNNNNNNNNNNNNNNNNNNNNNNNNNNNNNNNNNNNNNNNNNNNNNNNNNNCCGCAGGGAAAGACCCTGCCTTGCTCCCCATCGGGAGAGCAAGGGACCTTTGCTACCACTTACCACGTCTCGTCTGCTACTTCGCTCCGATGATCTTGTCGAAGAGGACGGCCGGGTTGCCCGGGCCGCAGTCGGCACCGAAGGCGACGATGCGGAACTGGGCGAGTTTGCCTGTGGTGTAGATCACCATCACGCCGTCCTTGCCCGCGACGTTCACCGGACGGATGCCCTCCGGCCGCACGTCGGCGTCCATTCCGGCCGCGGCGACGCAGGCGTCGAGGCGTTCTTCGGTCTTCAGCGAGCCGAAGTCGCGGACGCCGATCGCCTTGCCGACGAGGGCTTCGGCACCTCCGCCGTCTCCGCCGACCGAAGGTCCGGAAGGAGCCGACGGCGCGGGCTGGGCGATACCGCCCGAATCCGGCTCCCGAGTGGTCGGGACGACGATCGCCACGGCGGCGATGGCCGCCGCCGCCACGGTCGCTATTCCGGCGCCCCAGCCGATCCGCTTGTTCCGCCGCCGCCGTGCGGCCGCGAGGTCCACCACCGGGGCGACCTGCTCCTGCGGCCGTTCAGATACGCCTTGAAACGCAGGCGACACTCGCATTTCGGCGGCCAGCGCGGCGTCGATCCGTGCCGCGTACTCCGCCGGCATCGGCGCGACCGGCTCGTTCGCGAGTTCCGCGAGGTCGGCCGTGGTCGCTTCGAGTGCTTCGATGATCGCCAGTGCTTCGGGGTCGGCGTTCACCAGCGGCCACAGCTTGGCCGCTTCTCGCTCGTCCAGCACACCTGCGTGCAGGTCGGCGAGCACATCGACAGACCACGGCGGACCGACGGTCCCACCGATCCCCCTGCTCTCGTCTGTCATCGTCCCTCCCCGTCACCCGGCGTGCCCTGAGGACGCCTGGCACCCCGTTGCGGGGTAGCGCGCTCTCGTTTGCTTTCGTGAGTTGGGACGTTCGCAATCGCATCGGGGTTCCGTAGATGTCCGAGAACCTTCGCGAGCTTTCCGCGACCTCGGGCACACCGGCTCTTGACCGTGCCCTCGGCGATGCCGAGCATCTTCGCCGTCTCGGCGACGGAGTATCCCTCGACGTCGACCAACACGATCGGGGCACGCTGCTCTTCGGGGAGCTGGTCGAGAGCTTCCTTGACGACCAGGCTCGTCTCGCGTTCCGACATCGAGTCACGCGGTGAAGCGGGCTCGTTGAACTGCCCGGTCTCGGGCAACGGAACGGTCGGCCTGGCCTTGCCCCGCCGGATGCGGTCGAGGCACGCGTTCACGACGATGCGGTGCAACCACGTCGTGACCTGCGATTCGGCTCTGAAGTTGCCCGCTGCTCGGAACGCGGAGATGAAGGCGTCCTGCAGGGCGTCCGCGGCTTCTTCCGGATCCCGCAAGGTGCGCAGGGCTACCGCCCACATGCGGTCTCGATGTCGCTGGACCAGTTCACTGAACGCGTGCGGGTCTCCAGCGGCATGCGCCGCTATGAGATCCGCGTCCGTGGGAGCTGCAGCTGTCACCCGGGAGAGCCTACTGACCCGGTGTCCGCCGTCACCCCGCAGGCAGGAAGGTCAGCTCTTTGAGTTCGGTGACGAACTTTCCTTCGTCATCTTCACCCAGCTGAGTGATCCAGAGGATGAAGTACTGACCCTGCTGTGGCTGCTGCAACGCGATGGTCGATTCGCCCGCCGCAAGGTCTCCGGTCCCGACGACCTTCGTCTCTTCGAGCTTCGGGTTCTTCTTGTCGGCGGAGCGGATCTCGACCTTCGAACCGGGGCTCGCCGCGTCGATCTTGACCTGGGTGAGGTTGATCGGGTCCTTGAAGGTCACGACCAGCCCGACGCCGTCCTTGAGCACCGGGAACTGCTTGTCGTACTGGTCGGTCTTCCAGGAGGTGACCGTGTCACCGTCGGTGGCGTTCCTGGCCTTGCCGGGGCTGTCGCCCTTGCTGCCCGGGTTGTAGACGGCCACTGCCGACGGCTTCACCGCGGCACCCACGGCGGGGGACGGCTTCTGCTGGGCGGGCGGCGGCTGCTCGCCCGAGGGCGGCGGCGCGACCTGCGAAGAGGACGCGGCGACGTTGATCTTCGGACCGCTGGACTTCGACTCGCCCTGGAACAGGTTGATCAACATCATCCCGCCCCAGGCGAGGATGACCACGGTCGCGACGACCAGCACGGTCACGCCGAACGCCAGCTTCTTGCGCCGCGCGACGTCCTTGACCGGCTTCTTCGTCGTCCAGACCGTGCCGTCCGATTCGGCCACGGCCTCTTCCTCGCCGACGGCCTTGATCAGCTGGGTGCGCTCTTCGGCTTCGGCGACCTGGTCCAGGACACGCAGGATGGCCGCGCTGGTGCGGATACCGCCGTGGCCGCCGTCCTCGATGGTGCGGACGGCGAGCGAGGACAGCTCGACCGGCACCGTCGGGACCAGTGAACGCGGCGGGATGACACGGCCGGTCGGCGCGTGCGGCGCCGCCGGGATCGCGGCCGGGCCGCCGGGAAGGGCCCACCGGCCGGTCAGCAGCAGATACAGGACGGCGCCGAGTGCTTTGACGTCGTCGCGAAGGGTCGCTTCGGGCAAGGGGCCCGGGAAGGCGAGCTTCAGCGCGCCGTCCGGGGTGAGCCGGAGACGCTGCGGGTGGTCGAGGCCGAGGACGAGACCGTTCTGATGGGCGTGGTCGACGGCTTCCGCCAGCGCCTGCACCATCCTGGCCGCCGCGGCGGGCGCCACCGGGCGCTGGGCCACCAGGTCGACCAGATCGCTGCCCTTGGTCCATTCCGCGACGACGACACCGAGCAGACCTTCGCTCGAAGTGACGCCGCTGCCGAGGCTGAGCACGTCGAGAACGCGCGCGACCCCGCCATGACCGAACTTGGAGGCGTGCGCGGCACGTTCCAGCGTCCGGCGCGCGAGCCGGGCGGCTTCCGCGTCCGCGGGGTCGCCGACCAGCAGGGTCAGCGCCACGTCCCGCTTCAGCTGCCCGTCGCGGGCACGCCAAAGATGCGCGGCGGCCCGCTCGTCCACCCCGAACTGTGCGAGCAGGCGATACCGGCCGTCACCGACGACCCGGCCAGGGGCCAGCGACCCGCCTTGGGCCCGGATGCCCATCTGGCCGACCTCCCCTGCCTGTTCGCTCCGTCTCGTATCCACCGCACTCTCCCGCGTAGCTCCCGCCCCGAGAGTACCCAGAATACGACCCGTGAACGCGCGCCATCCGTACGTGAATCGTTATCCGCGCTTGATCAACCGGGTGATCCTCGCCGTGGCGGGCTTCAATTCCTCGACCTTCAAGGCCATGAGCACGCCGAACGACACCACGATCCCGACCACCGTCTGGAGCAGAAGTTTCACCCAGGCATGGAAAGTAGGCCCGAACGAGTCGGGGACGATCTGCCCGGCGAGCCACGCCGCGCCGACCCCGAGCACACTCGCGACGACCGTGAAGAGGATCACCCCGAGAACCCGCTTGCTCCGGAGATTTCCGAGGGTCACCCACAGCCAGACCTGACCGAGGATCGCGCCGACGACGAACGTGAGGCCGTTGACCATCATCACGCCGAGCACGATGTTGTCCGGTGAGAGCAGCACGGGGCACAGGTACAGCAGCGGCACCTTCACCACGGTCATCACGATCATGATCAGCACCGGCGTCCGCGCGTCCTTCATCGAGTAGAACACCCGCATCTGAAGCATGACCAGCGCGTACGGCAGCAGCGCGAACGCCGAGATGGCCAGCGCCTCGCCCATCCGTGACGCGTCCTCGACCGTGCCCTTGCCCAAGGTGAACAGGGCGATACCGACCGAACCGCCCACGACGGTCATCACCGCGGAGATCGGCACGAGCATCACCGTCGAGATCCGCGACGCGTAGGAGAGATCGCCGATCAGCTTCTTGTGGTCGCC is a genomic window containing:
- the aroA gene encoding 3-phosphoshikimate 1-carboxyvinyltransferase, giving the protein MTDAHDTWTAPVAEGPLDADIRVPGSKSITNRAYVLAALASAPTRVRTPLDSRDARLMLGAIYALGAHSQGSIGGYLVHPLGPGRVHPDETVRVELGNAGTVARFTPALAALGTGPALFDGDEAIRRRPIGPLLKALRDLGARIDDDRREAPPFTVHGEGGLRGGRVDLDASASSQFLSALLLAGPSFQQGVTVRLVGGQVPSEPHIAMTVEMLRRFGATVDREGAEFHVAPTRLSCPEYVVEPDLSTAAPFVAAAIATGGTVRIAGWPQRTTQPGDWLRSLAPVLGATAELDAAGLTVTGSGTIPGVELDLHDVGELTPVIAALLCFAEGPSVISGVAHLRGHETDRLTALATELSSLGADVRETEDGLRITPAPLHGGKFHTYDDHRLVMAAAVLGLKVEGVEVENPGTVGKTFPGFAEAWTSMLG
- a CDS encoding GntR family transcriptional regulator, yielding MAEEGPRQPLAATRQRVRDELRERILAGRLKPGDRLVERELAEDLGVSRVPVREAIRSLEAEGFLAVQSPRRIVVRQLAKADVEELFDVREALEGLAAGLAAERAGKAELRALERLLTDAARATESGDPARITLLNTRFHDQIVALAGNGLLHEILRPLEGRLRWLTSQNEHWGELLDEHRRLYDAIASGDADRARAHAVEHVRVNRAVTLKALFPEDDGERSAG
- a CDS encoding NCS1 family nucleobase:cation symporter-1 produces the protein MTAAPATRSEAPTTENADPRLWNEDLAPAKERRWKVYDIFALWMSDVHNLGNYTFAAGLFVLGLSAWQVFTALLTGFVLIYFGMNLMGRIGQKTGVPFPVVARISFGTFGANLPALIRAIIAIFWYGIQTYLASVAITLLVLAIDPGLKPLTEVGFLGLHALGWICFIALWLAQALVLTRGMEAVRKFQDWCGPGIWVVMIALAVWILAAADWNISLTSNPKALSTGEQVRQWFGAVGLILSIYGTLMLNFCDFSRFAPNQKTVRRGNFWGLPINSTAFALLSVLVTAGSLQVFGEAITDPAELLARIDNTPVLIIGALTFAIATMGVNIVANFVSPAYDLANIWPKRITFTIGGMISAVAALCVLPWKLYSSPAVVNYFLGGLGAFLGPLFGIMIVDYYLVKRGRIDVDKLFVAGPDSPYHYKRGFNPRAMVTFLPTAALSAIIALVPFFAPAAPYSWFIGTASAAALYFAVSRKQRVA
- a CDS encoding aspartate/glutamate racemase family protein, which produces MRILVTNCNTTEAMTKEIEAGARAAASPGTEILARTPLWGPESAEGWLDSFLSAAAVLDLLNGLDEQFDALVMAGFGEHGREGARELLDVPVVDITEAAAHLACLLGRRYGVVTTLDRTCGLIEDSLHAAGVAQNCVGVLGAGLGVLELTDERRTESALLTAGRRARDAGAEVLVLGCAGMTGLDRRISAMLDIPVIDGVAAAVRLAESLVALNLKTSRAGSYARPLPKTRLWPRV
- a CDS encoding copper transporter → MISLRYHIVSIAACFLALALGVVLGSTALNGALLSGLAGQKEDLGSQVADLEAQRNTLNARLGDADAFAGAMGPKVVAGQLDKRSVVLVTTEDAKPADRDALKQLVGQAGAAVTGEIQLTEAFSDPMRSDQLRDVVSRLQPAGVQFPTAGDPGTLAGALLGSVALLNKDNAQPQSTPVELAAALGGLTDGGFLKTGGDVKPAQLAIVLTGSKYTGDGAGDRASTIARFAAQLDRSGAGTVLAGDAGSADGTGAIGVVRADTSSTSILSTVDNAETAAGRVTTILALREQLEGGAGRYGIAGNAQAPAPGIAADGN
- the steA gene encoding putative cytokinetic ring protein SteA, which encodes MKLTGLLSRNQETLPGITGVARVDRRTRELLRRLSPGDIVVLDQLDLDRSTADALVEAEVAAVVNASPSISGRFPNLGPEILLEAGIPLVDSVGGELLRKVKDGTKLRLHEGVVYIGERQLGSGVQQTRESVADQMIEAKAGMSTQLEAFSANTIEFLRRERSLILDGVGVPEIRVPLKDRHALVVAGGNGHAEDLKKLKKYIAEHRPVLIGVDAGADTLRAQGYQPDVIVGDPHGIGAETLRSGGEVVVPAQPDGHAPGVERIQDLGIGAVTFPATGNAEDLALLLADAHEASLVVTVGFQATLREFLDHGRSGSNPSTFLTRLKLGTKLVDGKAVATLHRSRVSIGAIVLLVVATLVAVAAALLVSDVGSVYLDWIRDTWNSFIAWGKGLFT
- the sigM gene encoding RNA polymerase sigma factor SigM, giving the protein MTAAAPTDADLIAAHAAGDPHAFSELVQRHRDRMWAVALRTLRDPEEAADALQDAFISAFRAAGNFRAESQVTTWLHRIVVNACLDRIRRGKARPTVPLPETGQFNEPASPRDSMSERETSLVVKEALDQLPEEQRAPIVLVDVEGYSVAETAKMLGIAEGTVKSRCARGRGKLAKVLGHLRNPDAIANVPTHESKRERATPQRGARRPQGTPGDGEGR
- a CDS encoding protein kinase family protein, yielding MGIRAQGGSLAPGRVVGDGRYRLLAQFGVDERAAAHLWRARDGQLKRDVALTLLVGDPADAEAARLARRTLERAAHASKFGHGGVARVLDVLSLGSGVTSSEGLLGVVVAEWTKGSDLVDLVAQRPVAPAAAARMVQALAEAVDHAHQNGLVLGLDHPQRLRLTPDGALKLAFPGPLPEATLRDDVKALGAVLYLLLTGRWALPGGPAAIPAAPHAPTGRVIPPRSLVPTVPVELSSLAVRTIEDGGHGGIRTSAAILRVLDQVAEAEERTQLIKAVGEEEAVAESDGTVWTTKKPVKDVARRKKLAFGVTVLVVATVVILAWGGMMLINLFQGESKSSGPKINVAASSSQVAPPPSGEQPPPAQQKPSPAVGAAVKPSAVAVYNPGSKGDSPGKARNATDGDTVTSWKTDQYDKQFPVLKDGVGLVVTFKDPINLTQVKIDAASPGSKVEIRSADKKNPKLEETKVVGTGDLAAGESTIALQQPQQGQYFILWITQLGEDDEGKFVTELKELTFLPAG